The Rubrobacter tropicus nucleotide sequence AAAGTTTCGAGCATCTGATCCACCACGGCCGTTACCGGTAGCGCCACCCCGTACTCCCTGCCAGCCGCGAGAGCTATCCCCAGATCCTTGTGGTGCAATTCTATCCTAAAGCCCGGGTCGAAGGAATGCCCGAGCATCTTCTCCCGCTTGGCCTCGATGACCTTGTTCCCGGCCAACCCGCCGCCCAGAACGTCCAGTATCTTCCCCGGCTCCACCCCGGCCTTCGACCCGAGCACGAGCGCCTCGCTGACCGCCTCGATGGTCAGCGCGACGACGATCTGGTTGGCCGCCTTGACGACCTGCCCGGTCCCGCTTCCCCCTACGTGCGTGATGGTCTTGCCCATCGCCTCGAAGAGCGGCCCCGCCCGCTCGAAGTCCTCCTCGCTTCCCCCGACCATGATCGAGAGCGTCCCGTCTATCGCCCCCACATCCCCCCCAGAGACCGGCGCGTCCAGCATAGAGGCGCCCTTCTCCTCGGCCTTCGCCGCAAGACCCTTGGTAACCACCGGCGAGATGGTGCTCATGTCCACGATCAGGGCGCCCTCTCTGACGCCTTCGAGCACGCCGTCGGGCCCAGTCAGGACCTCCTCGACCTGCGGAGAATCCGGGAGCATGGTGATTATTACGTCCGACTGCTCGGCCACCTCGCGCGGGCTGGCGGCGACAATCGCCTTGTCCCCGGCCAGATCTTCCGCCTTCTCACGGGTGCGGTTGTACAGGACGAGGTCGTGCCCGGCCTCGATCAGGTTCCGCGCCATCGGTTTGCCCATGATTCCGAGCCCTACGAAGCCCACTTTTTCGGCCACGGTCCTCCCTCCGTCTCGTCGGCCCCTACAGCTTCAGGTCGGCCGCGGCGCCCCCGGCGCCGCGCAAATCCCGTGGTATCCAACCGAGGCTCTCCCCGGTGGTCTCCGTGGTCGGGTTGTACTCAAGGCCGACGTAACCATCGTAGCCGAGGCTCTCCAGCTCCGCGAGGACGTAAGGATAGTGGATCTCACCCGTCCCGGGCTCCCCGCGGCCCGGAGAGTCCGCTACCTGCACGTGTCCGACGTAATCTAAGTACCGGCGCAGGTTGGCGACGAGGTTCCCCTCCATCCGCTGCATGTGATAGAAGTCGTGCTGTATCTTGACGTTGGGCCGCCCCACGCCCTCCACGAACCTCACCGCCTGTTCCGTCGTGTGGAGCAGGTACGGCCCGTTCTCGAAGGTGTTGACGGCCTCCACCATCACCGTTACGCCGGCCACATCGGCCTCCCCGGCGGCGAACGCGACGTTTTCGCGGGCGAGCGCGAGCTGCTCCTCGCGCCCCGGGTCCGCCTTCTCGTGCCCGGCCAGCACGTTTATCCTCTCGCACCCCAAAGACCGCGCGAGCTCCAGCGCGACCGGCACGTTCTCCCTGAACCGGTCGGTCCGGTCGGGATCGCTGACGAGCCCCCTGTCCCCGCCAGGCATGTCCCCGGCGTCGAAGTTGAACAGCGCCACCGCGAGGCCCGCGTCCTTCACGGCACGCTCGACGTCGCCGAGGTCAGCCTCGTAACCGGGCCACCAGAACTCCACGGCCGAAAACCCGGCCTCCGACGCCAGCCCGAAGCGGTCGAGCAACGGGACCTCCTTGAACAAGATGGACAGGTTCGCGCTGAACCTCACCCTCGCTCCCCTCCTAACTCTCTAGCCTTACCCTCCACGACGCCTCTAGCATAGCCGCACGGGCCGGCTAAAGGAATCGCTTCGCGTCACGACGTTTCGGCCCACATGGAGCCAGGGGTTTCGGGGGTGTTGTTATCCGGCCGCCGGCGATTCTTGACACGTCGCCGCGGGCCCGGGGATACTTCCCGGTTGACCTGACCATAGGCAGCGACGCGGGGTGCCCGGAAGCCGGGGTCTCCCGCACGGCGTCCGGGGATGCGAGCGGAGGTACGGGTGGAGTTCATCCAGCCCACGAGTTGGCGCGAGGCGCTCGAAGCGAAGGCCGCCCTTCCGGGGGCTGTCCCGATCCGGGGTGGCACCGACGTCATGGTCGAGTTGAACTTCGCCCGCAGCCGGCCTCAGGCGATACTCGACCTCTCCCGCGTGGAGGAGCTGGAGGAGTGGGGAATCGAAGACGGGCTCTTACGGGTGGGCGCAGGGGTGAATTACACGCGCATCGTCGAGGAGATCGGGGATCGTCTGCCGGGGCTCGCGATGGCCTCAAGGACGGTGGGTTCGCCCCAGATCCGGAACAGGGGCACCGTCGGCGGCAACCTCGGCACCGCATCCCCCGCGGGCGACGCCCTGCCGCCCCTTTACGCATCGGACGCCGAGGTCGAGGTTGCGTCTATGGACGGAAGCCGACGGGTGCCCGTCGCGGATTTTATCTCCGGCCCGAAACAGAACGCGCTGTCCGACAACGAGTTGATCTCCGCTTTCTACATCGCCAATGCCGACGGCCCGCAGCAGTACTCCAAGATCGGGACGAGGAACGCGATGGTAATTGCCGTCTGCGCCTTCGCCCTGGCCCTCCACCCTGAACAAAGAAAGGTCGGGACGTGCGTAGGCTCCGCCGGCCCTACCCCCATCCGGGTCGAAGGAGCCGAGGATTTCATAGGGGGCGTGCTGGAGGAGGGGGATCTCTGGCAGTCGCGGGGCGCCATCCCGGACGCCGCCCTCCGGCGCTTCGGGGAACTGGTCGCCGGCGCGGCCCGGCCCATAGACGACGTGCGGGGGACGGCGGAGTACCGGCGGCACTCGGCCGGGGTGCTGGCTCGGCGCACGCTCGGGTGGGCGTGGGAGGAGTACCGGGGGGTGAGAGGTGCGGCTTAGGCTCCGGGTCAACGGGGAGGCCAGGGAGGCGGAGGACGTCTGGGAGGGCGAAAGCCTGCTGTACGTGCTACGCGAGCGCCTGGAGCTGCCCGGTTCGAAGAACGCCTGCGAACAGGGCGAATGCGGATCGTGCTCGGTCTACCTGGACGGCTCTCTGGTCTGCTCGTGCCTGGTCCTGGCGGGGCAGGCGGAAGGGCGCGAGGTCGTGACCGTCGAGGGGATATCCGAAGGTGACGGGCTGCATCCCGTGCAGGAGGCGTTCGTCGAGGCGGGGGCGGTTCAGTGCGGGTTTTGCACGCCGGGGTTCGTCGTGGCGACGCACGACCTGTTGCGCCGGGTGCCGGAACCAGGCGACGCGGAGGTCCGGGAGGCGCTGGCCGGGAACCTCTGCCGGTGCACGGGCTACGAGAAGATCCTGGCCGCCGTCCGCCTGGCCGCGCGGAGGATGGCGAAATGAAAGCCGGGGTCGGTACGCCTCTGGCGCCGGTCCGCCCGGTGGCGCCGGTGCAGAGGCCAGGCAAGATCGGCGAGGAGAGCGCGCGCATCGACGGCATCCCGAAGGTCACGGGCGAGTACGAGTACGCCTCCGACCTGTGGATGGACGGGATGCTCCACGGCGCGACGCTCAGGAGCCCGCACCCGCACGCAAAGATCGTCCGGATCGACACCGTGGAGGCGGAGGAGCTGGCCGGCGTCTACGCGGTCCTTACGCACGAGGACGTGCCGGGACGCAAGGTGTACGGGATGGAGATCCCCGACCAGCCCGTTCTGGCTTGGGAGAAGGTCCGCTACCAGGGAGAGCCCGTCGCCGTCGTGGCCGCCGACCACCCCGAGACGGCGAGGCGGGCCCTGGAGAGGATCCGGGTGGATTACGACGTCCTCGCCCCCGTGACGAGCGCCGAAGAGGCGCTGGCCGAGGAAGCGCCGAAGCTCCACCTCTCGGGGAACCTGCTCAGGCGCGTCAAGGTCCTTCACGGCGAACCGGCGGATGCCGCCGCCGACGTGGTCGTTACGGGGGAGTACGAGATCGGGATGCAGGACCAGGCCTTTCTGGGCCCCGAGGCGGGCCTCGCCGTGCCAGACGGACTGGGTGGCGTGGACCTGTATATCTCGACCCAGTGGTTACACATCGACAGGGACCAGGTGGCGGAGTCCCTGGGGCTTGCGCCGGATCGGGTCAGGCTCACCCTCTCCGGCGTGGGCGGCGCCTTCGGCGGCCGCGAAGACCTCTCGATGCAGGTCCACTCCTGCATGCTCGCCCTCGAAACCGGCCGCCCGGTGCGGATGGTCTACAACCGCGAGGAGTCTTTCTACGGCCACGTCCACCGCCACCCGGCCAGGATGCGCTACGAACACGGCGCCACCCGCGACGGGAAACTCCTCTACGTCAAGGCGAACCTTGTCTTCGACGGCGGCGCCTACGCCTCGAGCTCCAACGCCGTCTGCCTCAACGCGGCGACCTTCGCCTGCGGCCCCTACGACGTGCCGCGCGCCGAGATAGAGAGCCTCATGCTCTACACCAACAACCCGCCCTGCGGAGCCATGCGCGGCTTCGGCGCCGTCCAGGCCTGCTTCGCCCACGAGTCCCAGATGGACAAGCTCGCCGAAAAGCTCGGCATGCACCCGCTCGAGTTGCGGCTCAAGAACGCGATCGAGCCGGGGATGCGCTTCCCGTTCGGCCAGGAGGTGCCGCCGCCCGCGCCCGTGCGCGAGATCCTGGAGAAGGTAAAGAACATTCCGATGCCCGCAGAGCAGGACCTCGTTGGCCGCGACCTGCGCGAGCTCCCCGGCGGCGTCTCGAACGTGACGCATGGAGAAGACGTGAAGCGGGGCGTCGGTTACGCGGTCGGCTTCAAGAACATCGGCTTCTCGGCCGGCTTCGACGATTACTCTACGGCCCGGGTCACGCTCTCCGTGGAGGATGGTGAACCACTGGTGCGGGTCCACACGGCGGCGGCAGAGGTCGGGCAGGGGCTCGTTACCTTGCAGGCCCAGATCGCGCGCACCGAGCTCGGCGTCGAACGCGTCGCCGTAGAACCGGCCGACACCAGGGTAGGCTCCGCGGGCTCCACCTCCGCCTCCAGGCAATCCTACGTCACCGGCGCGGCCGTCAAGGGCGCCTGCGAGGCGATCCGCGAACGCCTCTTCGAACGCGTGCGGGAGGAGTTCGGCGGGAACGAAAATCTCACTCTTGACGGCAACGAGGTTCTGTCCAGCGGACGGGTCATAGTCTCTTTGGGCGACCTGATCGGGGCCGAAGAGTTCGAGGAGACCCTGGAGTACCACCACAAAGAGACGCACCCGCTGAACGAGAACGGTCAGGGGGACGCCCACTTGCAGTTCGCTTTCGCGGCCCACAGGGCGGTCGTCGAGGTGGATACGGAGTTGGGTCTCGTGCGGGTCGTGGAGATAGCGACGGCCCAGGACGTCGGGAAGGTTATGAACCCGCAGGCGCTCGAAGGCCAGATCGAGGGCGGCATAGCGCAAGGACTGGGCCTGGCCTTGCTGGAGGAGATCCAGGTAAAAAGGGGCAAGGTCCTGAACGCCTCTTTTACGGACTACCTCCTCCCCACCATCCTGGACATGCCCCCCGTAAAGATGGAGATACTGGAGTTGTCCGACCCCGAGGCCCCCTACGGCCTCAAGGGCGTCGGCGAACCGCCCACGATCTCCTCGACCCCCGCCATCGTCGCCGCCCTCCGCGACGCCACAGGCCGGCCCCTCACGCGCATCCCGGCCAAACCGGAGCAGATCGCCGGCATCACCGACAGGCCCCCGGCCGAACCCCCGCACCCCGGCAGCGCCGGCTACGCCGAGATAGGCCGCCTGGACGAGAGACGGGAGCACTAGTGCCGGGCTACGAGAGGGCCGAGTTGACCGCCGAACTGAAGGTCCTGCCCTCCGGCGAAGACGAAGCTCGGGCGCAGATCGAGGCCGCCAGGACGGCCGCCGGCGAGACGGGCCTGGCCCGCGAAGCCGGGCCGGAGACTATGATACTCGCCGGGGGACGTAAAGAGGTGCTCGCAGCGGCAACACGCGTCGTCGAGGCAGCACTCGATGCCGGGGCCCGCGGCGCCGAGGTAGTGGTGGAGGCCGAAGCGGAAGCCGGAAGGTTCGACCAGGCCTGAACCCTTTGCAACCGTCGTATCTCCTCAAAGTTCGGCCTTCAACGAGAGACACGAAGCTAACCAAACCTAGCCAATAATATGCTGGCGCCAGTGTGCGATCGGCTCCGCAATAAAATCGGCGCCGAACGTCGTGGCGGGTGATTCTTTGTGCCCTTGCTTGCCCTTCGATGCCGTTTCGGACGGCGCGGCTACTCTCGCCCTTTTCCCGCGCCCGCGCGGGGTGCCGGGGCGCTCACCGGGGAGCGAGCGGGAGGCGCCCGAGCACCTCCGCCTCCAGCGACGGATACACCAGCTCCTTCGAGACGATGAACTCCCCGACCTCGACCGTGGCGTCGGCGCTCGTGTCTTCGAGCATCGCAAGGAGCTTCTCCGGATCGGAGAGCGCGCCGCGATAGCGACACAGGGTAGTATGCACCAAATCCGCCTTGTTGCGGGTCTCGGGGGGCAGGCGGAGGCGTTCGCGGATCATGTCGCGGATGCGGTTCACCGGTTCGCTGGGCCGGGCGAGGGCGATCACCGCGGAGTCGGTGGCTACGACGTGTTCGTAGGTGATCCGAAACCCCGCGCGTTGGGCCGCGATACGTCTCAGCTCGGCCATCCACTCCTCCCCGTGGCGCTTCCAGAGTGAGTCTTTGTCCACCCTATAGCTCGCGTGCACGGCCACCAGCCAAGCGAGGCTCACGTGAAGGGTCTTCTCGGGACACACCAGCAGGTTGGGCTCCGCCTGGCAGAGGCTCTGCTGTATTTTCTCGAGTGATGACTTGGTACGGGTATCCAGTTCGATCTGGACGTTGTACCCCCGAGAAGGCCGCGCCCACAGCTCACTGGCTCGCACCTCGTTGCGCGCGACCTTTTCTCGGTGCGCCTCCCGTAGTTCCATGGCTCGCTGCTCGTCCGGGCTATGCAAAAACAACGCTCCCCTCCAACTACGGCTAAAGCGACATCCGGCTCCTCCCGCCGATCGTCTGCCTATGCGGGAAGAATGCCATGCTCGGCGGCCAGACGGAAGCGGAGGACCTCGCCCCTTGATCGTGCCTCGAACCTGCCCACCCGACCGCACGCTGGCGTCACCCTATTTTCGGGCGGGTTCGAGCCAACTGCCGTACGCCGGGGCACTATCACGTCCGCGGGACGAATGGCCGGTGTTGCGGTTTTTTGCATTTTTTTGGCAGATTGTGCTAATGTGGTCTTCGTAGGGGTTTGTACAAGGGGATCGGGGCGCGGGGAGTCCCGGGGGAGGTAGCCTATGGCTGCTGACGAGAGTGGCGTGATGCTGAAGTCCGTGGCGGACGAAGATCCGTACCACCTGACGCCGGATGGAATAAAAGAGCCGCCGAAGGGTTGGGGGCCGAGCCTGCGTTATCTGGGACCGGGGCTAATTCTCAGCGCCTCCATCGTCGGGTCGGGGGAGTTGATCGCGACCACGGCGCTCGGTTCGCAGGCCGGTTTTGCCATCCTCTGGATGGTCATCTTCAGCACGCTCGTCAAGGTAGCCGTGCAGGTGGAGCTCGCCCGGTGGACGATCTCGACCGGCCAGCCCGCGCTTACGGGCTACAACAAGGTGCCGCCGAAGATCGGGCCCATCGGGTGGGTCAACGTCCTCTGGGTGATCATGGCCCTCTCGAAGGTCTTGCAGATAGGCGGCATCGTCGGCGGGGTTGCGATAGCCTTCAGCGTGCTCTTCCCGATAGGCGGGGACCCGCTCGGGTTCACCTCCACGCTCATCTGGACGGTCATCGTTGCCGTCGGCAGCATCGCGATGCTCTACTCGAACAACTACAGCCTCATCGAACGCGGGGCCGTTCTGCTAGTGGTCGCGTTCTCGTTCATAACCATCATCCTCGCCGCGGGGCTGCCCTTCACGCCGTTCGCCTACAGCGCCGGGGACATCCTGGGCGGCCTCGCCTTCGCCATACCAGCGGGAGCCCTGGGCGCCGCGCTCGCCATGTTCGGGATCACGGGCGTTGGGGCCGACGAGATCACCTTCTACACCTACTGGTGCTGCGAGAAGGGGTACGCCCGGTGGGTGGGCCCGAACGACGGCAGCGAGGACTGGGAGCGCCGGGCGAAGGGTTGGATCCGCGTCATGTACAAGGACGCTTTCGTCTCCTGGGTGATCTACACCTCGGGCACGCTGGCCTTCTTCATCATGGGTGCTGCGGTCCTGAACCCCCAGGGCCTCGTCCCGGAGGGCAACGAGATGATCACGACCCTCTCCCGCATCTACACGGACGTCCTCGGCGAGTGGGCGAGCATCCTCTTTCTCGTCGGCGCGATCGCGGTGCTCGGCTCGACCCTCTGGGCCGCGATACCGAGCTGGTCGCGCATGTACACGAACCTGCTCGCGACCGTCGGTGTCCTCGACTGGCAGGACACGCAGACCAGGCTGCGTTGGATCCGCATCTTCACCGTTGCCCTCCCGATAATCTGGGGCGCGGCCTACCTGTTCATCCAGTCGCCGGTGCTGATGGTCCAGATCGGCGGCGTCGCGACGGGGATCTTCCTCCTGGCGGCGGTGGCGGCCGTCTGGTACCTGCGCCGCACCGAGATAGACCCCAGGCTCTACGGTGGCACCCCGTTCAACACGGTCCTGGTAATCAGCAGCATAGCCATCGTCCTGCTCGGCGTATACTCGGCCCTGAGCGTGCTCGGGCTCACCCCGAGCTAGGACGGGGCCGGGAGGCTCGACCGGGAGGAAGATGCCAGGGAAGCTCTCCGTCGGGGAGATCAACCGCATGGACCTGGAAGAGTTCGTCTCCGGGCTCGGGCCCGTCTTCGAACGCTCGCCCTGGGTGGCGGAGGGGGCCTGGGAGAAGCGTCCATTCGAAGACCTCGACGGTCTGCACGGGGCGTTGGTATCCGTGGTCGACGACGCGCCGGAGGATCGGCGCGTCGCCCTGATCCGGGCCCACCCGGATCTCGCCGGGAAGGCCGCGCTCGCCGGCGAGCTGACGAGCGAGTCCGCCAGCGAGCAGGCGTCCGCCAATCTGGACAGGCTCTCGCCCGGGGAGTACGAGAGGTTCCACCGGCTGAACATCGCCTACCGGGAAAAGTTCGACTTCCCCTACGTGGTCTGCGTGCGGGACAACACGAAGGAGACGATCTTCGCCGGCGCGGAGAAGCGCCTGGCGAACACGCGCGAGGAGGAGATCGAAGCCGCGCTGGGTGAGATCTCCAGGATCTCACGCCTCAGGCTGGAAGACCTGGTGGAAAAGCCATGAGCGGGCCAGAAATCGTCCTCGGTCAGAACAACTACGGCAAGTCCGAGATACGCCTCTTCAAGGTGAAGCGGGACACCGACGTCCACGAAGTGTGGGACCTGGACGTCAGGGTCTCGCTCGAAGGGGACTTCGACGCCGCCCACTACGAGGGCGACAACTCCAGGCTCCTCGCGACGGACACGATGCGCAACACGGTCTACGCGCTCGCCAGGGACCACCTCACCGGGAGCATAGAGAAGTTCGGCCGCGCTCTGGTCGACCACTTCCTCGAAGCAGGCCCGACCGTGACGGCTTGCCGCGTCGAGATCACGCAGTTCCGGTGGCGCAGGATCGAGGTAAACGGCCAACCCCACGACCATTCTTTCGTCCGCGAACGCGGCGAGCGAAAGGCGCAAGTGTGGGGCGACATCGGCGGGGAGCGCAGGGTCGAAGCGGGAATCGACGACGTCTACGTCCTCAAGACCACGAACTCGGGCTGGGAGGGCTTCTACCGCGAGCGCTTCACGACCCTGCCGGAAACAAACGACCGCGTTCTCGCCACCGTGGTCACCGCGAAATGGGAGTACGACACCATCGACGCGGACTTCGACCGGGTGTGGAACGGCGTGCTGCGGAGTATCCTCGAGACGCTGACCGACCATTACAGCCCCTCGGTGCAGAACAC carries:
- the pucD gene encoding xanthine dehydrogenase subunit D, whose amino-acid sequence is MKAGVGTPLAPVRPVAPVQRPGKIGEESARIDGIPKVTGEYEYASDLWMDGMLHGATLRSPHPHAKIVRIDTVEAEELAGVYAVLTHEDVPGRKVYGMEIPDQPVLAWEKVRYQGEPVAVVAADHPETARRALERIRVDYDVLAPVTSAEEALAEEAPKLHLSGNLLRRVKVLHGEPADAAADVVVTGEYEIGMQDQAFLGPEAGLAVPDGLGGVDLYISTQWLHIDRDQVAESLGLAPDRVRLTLSGVGGAFGGREDLSMQVHSCMLALETGRPVRMVYNREESFYGHVHRHPARMRYEHGATRDGKLLYVKANLVFDGGAYASSSNAVCLNAATFACGPYDVPRAEIESLMLYTNNPPCGAMRGFGAVQACFAHESQMDKLAEKLGMHPLELRLKNAIEPGMRFPFGQEVPPPAPVREILEKVKNIPMPAEQDLVGRDLRELPGGVSNVTHGEDVKRGVGYAVGFKNIGFSAGFDDYSTARVTLSVEDGEPLVRVHTAAAEVGQGLVTLQAQIARTELGVERVAVEPADTRVGSAGSTSASRQSYVTGAAVKGACEAIRERLFERVREEFGGNENLTLDGNEVLSSGRVIVSLGDLIGAEEFEETLEYHHKETHPLNENGQGDAHLQFAFAAHRAVVEVDTELGLVRVVEIATAQDVGKVMNPQALEGQIEGGIAQGLGLALLEEIQVKRGKVLNASFTDYLLPTILDMPPVKMEILELSDPEAPYGLKGVGEPPTISSTPAIVAALRDATGRPLTRIPAKPEQIAGITDRPPAEPPHPGSAGYAEIGRLDERREH
- a CDS encoding 2'-5' RNA ligase family protein, giving the protein MSLAWLVAVHASYRVDKDSLWKRHGEEWMAELRRIAAQRAGFRITYEHVVATDSAVIALARPSEPVNRIRDMIRERLRLPPETRNKADLVHTTLCRYRGALSDPEKLLAMLEDTSADATVEVGEFIVSKELVYPSLEAEVLGRLPLAPR
- the uraD gene encoding 2-oxo-4-hydroxy-4-carboxy-5-ureidoimidazoline decarboxylase, producing the protein MPGKLSVGEINRMDLEEFVSGLGPVFERSPWVAEGAWEKRPFEDLDGLHGALVSVVDDAPEDRRVALIRAHPDLAGKAALAGELTSESASEQASANLDRLSPGEYERFHRLNIAYREKFDFPYVVCVRDNTKETIFAGAEKRLANTREEEIEAALGEISRISRLRLEDLVEKP
- a CDS encoding FAD binding domain-containing protein, whose protein sequence is MEFIQPTSWREALEAKAALPGAVPIRGGTDVMVELNFARSRPQAILDLSRVEELEEWGIEDGLLRVGAGVNYTRIVEEIGDRLPGLAMASRTVGSPQIRNRGTVGGNLGTASPAGDALPPLYASDAEVEVASMDGSRRVPVADFISGPKQNALSDNELISAFYIANADGPQQYSKIGTRNAMVIAVCAFALALHPEQRKVGTCVGSAGPTPIRVEGAEDFIGGVLEEGDLWQSRGAIPDAALRRFGELVAGAARPIDDVRGTAEYRRHSAGVLARRTLGWAWEEYRGVRGAA
- a CDS encoding hydroxypyruvate isomerase family protein codes for the protein MRFSANLSILFKEVPLLDRFGLASEAGFSAVEFWWPGYEADLGDVERAVKDAGLAVALFNFDAGDMPGGDRGLVSDPDRTDRFRENVPVALELARSLGCERINVLAGHEKADPGREEQLALARENVAFAAGEADVAGVTVMVEAVNTFENGPYLLHTTEQAVRFVEGVGRPNVKIQHDFYHMQRMEGNLVANLRRYLDYVGHVQVADSPGRGEPGTGEIHYPYVLAELESLGYDGYVGLEYNPTTETTGESLGWIPRDLRGAGGAAADLKL
- a CDS encoding Nramp family divalent metal transporter — encoded protein: MAADESGVMLKSVADEDPYHLTPDGIKEPPKGWGPSLRYLGPGLILSASIVGSGELIATTALGSQAGFAILWMVIFSTLVKVAVQVELARWTISTGQPALTGYNKVPPKIGPIGWVNVLWVIMALSKVLQIGGIVGGVAIAFSVLFPIGGDPLGFTSTLIWTVIVAVGSIAMLYSNNYSLIERGAVLLVVAFSFITIILAAGLPFTPFAYSAGDILGGLAFAIPAGALGAALAMFGITGVGADEITFYTYWCCEKGYARWVGPNDGSEDWERRAKGWIRVMYKDAFVSWVIYTSGTLAFFIMGAAVLNPQGLVPEGNEMITTLSRIYTDVLGEWASILFLVGAIAVLGSTLWAAIPSWSRMYTNLLATVGVLDWQDTQTRLRWIRIFTVALPIIWGAAYLFIQSPVLMVQIGGVATGIFLLAAVAAVWYLRRTEIDPRLYGGTPFNTVLVISSIAIVLLGVYSALSVLGLTPS
- a CDS encoding (2Fe-2S)-binding protein, which codes for MRLRLRVNGEAREAEDVWEGESLLYVLRERLELPGSKNACEQGECGSCSVYLDGSLVCSCLVLAGQAEGREVVTVEGISEGDGLHPVQEAFVEAGAVQCGFCTPGFVVATHDLLRRVPEPGDAEVREALAGNLCRCTGYEKILAAVRLAARRMAK
- a CDS encoding 2-hydroxy-3-oxopropionate reductase, with product MAEKVGFVGLGIMGKPMARNLIEAGHDLVLYNRTREKAEDLAGDKAIVAASPREVAEQSDVIITMLPDSPQVEEVLTGPDGVLEGVREGALIVDMSTISPVVTKGLAAKAEEKGASMLDAPVSGGDVGAIDGTLSIMVGGSEEDFERAGPLFEAMGKTITHVGGSGTGQVVKAANQIVVALTIEAVSEALVLGSKAGVEPGKILDVLGGGLAGNKVIEAKREKMLGHSFDPGFRIELHHKDLGIALAAGREYGVALPVTAVVDQMLETLKAKGRGDRDHSALLTLIEDSSGHEIGNGGS
- the pucL gene encoding factor-independent urate hydroxylase, whose translation is MSGPEIVLGQNNYGKSEIRLFKVKRDTDVHEVWDLDVRVSLEGDFDAAHYEGDNSRLLATDTMRNTVYALARDHLTGSIEKFGRALVDHFLEAGPTVTACRVEITQFRWRRIEVNGQPHDHSFVRERGERKAQVWGDIGGERRVEAGIDDVYVLKTTNSGWEGFYRERFTTLPETNDRVLATVVTAKWEYDTIDADFDRVWNGVLRSILETLTDHYSPSVQNTLYRMGKAVLEEFPEIERIWYSFPNVHHIVYDLDRFGIENDGEILHATHDPYGQIEGWVERRA